The Candidatus Bathyarchaeia archaeon genome window below encodes:
- a CDS encoding aldehyde ferredoxin oxidoreductase family protein, whose translation MMMGIWKRILRVNLSDKSVKVEETPENLYKMFIGGDGLAGKIIYDEVNANIKPFDPENRVIFAVGPFQGTGIPGEAKFCISSKSPLTNTYGNSMGGANFGPSFKKTGFDALIIQGRASSPVYLWIHDDWVEICDASHIWGLDTYETVNAIKKDLGERRVSVAAIGPAGERLVAMACIAIDGHSFAGRCGMGAVMGSKNLKAVAAYGTKTPPLADSEEVSRLSRDLMKKLSELGRDLRENGTPSGLLIYHKYGDMPIKYWLGDVWEEGASKLGQPAYNEVLKPKPLPCLHCPVGCHRYVKVDEPEKYACEGPGPEYETLAMIGAVNLVDDVKAVAKANDYCNRLGIDTISTGAAIGFSIECYERGLITKQDTGGLELKWGDGDLVIELVKQIGLREGFGALLAEGTLKAARKIGKGAERLVVHVRGLDFPAHDPRACWSLVPNYATSTRGACHMKGVPEDIECNVFTLPELGYPKQTIFFDPSDKADLAMKLQDFTTLVNSLVICLFMPDGAGMTLTDILNCFNAITGLHWSIGQLMLVGERGFNLQRLINIRDGKGPEHDKMPERMFEPAKQGFRKDKVPPADTLIKDYYKLRGWDERGYPTKRKLTKLGLEEQA comes from the coding sequence ATGATGATGGGAATATGGAAGAGAATATTACGCGTGAATTTAAGCGATAAAAGTGTAAAGGTAGAGGAAACTCCAGAAAACCTATATAAAATGTTTATTGGCGGCGACGGTCTTGCTGGAAAAATAATATACGATGAGGTTAACGCGAACATTAAACCATTTGATCCTGAAAATCGAGTTATCTTTGCCGTTGGACCATTCCAAGGAACTGGTATACCTGGAGAAGCAAAATTTTGTATATCATCAAAGTCGCCTTTAACTAACACTTACGGAAACTCTATGGGTGGAGCAAATTTTGGGCCCAGCTTTAAGAAAACAGGCTTCGATGCCTTAATAATTCAGGGGAGAGCTTCCTCTCCAGTTTACTTGTGGATACATGACGATTGGGTTGAAATATGTGATGCTTCCCATATATGGGGACTAGACACGTATGAAACGGTTAATGCTATTAAAAAAGATCTAGGTGAAAGACGGGTCTCGGTTGCAGCTATAGGTCCAGCTGGCGAGAGACTTGTAGCGATGGCATGTATCGCTATAGATGGACATAGTTTTGCTGGTAGATGTGGTATGGGTGCAGTTATGGGATCAAAGAACCTTAAGGCTGTAGCTGCTTATGGAACAAAAACCCCGCCACTGGCCGATTCAGAAGAGGTTAGCAGACTCTCAAGAGATCTTATGAAGAAGCTCTCAGAGCTTGGAAGGGATTTACGAGAGAATGGAACCCCCAGTGGACTCCTAATATACCATAAGTATGGAGATATGCCAATTAAATACTGGCTGGGAGATGTATGGGAGGAGGGAGCTAGCAAGCTCGGTCAACCAGCGTATAATGAAGTATTAAAGCCTAAGCCGCTTCCCTGCCTCCACTGCCCAGTCGGATGCCACCGCTATGTGAAAGTTGATGAGCCAGAGAAATACGCCTGCGAAGGGCCTGGACCAGAATACGAGACGCTTGCGATGATAGGTGCTGTCAATCTTGTTGATGATGTAAAGGCTGTAGCTAAAGCTAACGATTATTGTAACAGGCTGGGAATAGACACTATTTCAACTGGTGCAGCAATAGGCTTCTCTATAGAATGCTATGAGCGGGGCTTAATAACGAAGCAAGATACAGGCGGTTTAGAGCTTAAGTGGGGCGATGGAGACCTAGTAATAGAGCTAGTTAAGCAGATAGGTTTAAGGGAGGGCTTTGGAGCCCTATTAGCTGAGGGGACTCTTAAGGCAGCTAGAAAAATAGGGAAGGGAGCCGAAAGATTAGTTGTTCACGTCAGGGGCTTAGATTTTCCAGCTCACGATCCAAGGGCATGTTGGAGTCTAGTACCAAATTACGCAACGAGCACTCGTGGAGCATGTCATATGAAGGGTGTTCCAGAAGATATAGAATGTAATGTTTTCACCCTACCGGAGCTTGGGTATCCGAAACAGACAATATTCTTCGACCCCTCAGATAAGGCTGACTTAGCCATGAAACTCCAGGATTTCACAACGCTCGTAAACTCATTAGTAATATGCCTATTCATGCCCGATGGAGCTGGTATGACGCTTACCGATATACTCAACTGTTTTAATGCGATAACTGGGCTACATTGGTCGATAGGGCAACTGATGCTAGTTGGTGAGCGCGGCTTTAACCTGCAGAGACTCATAAATATCAGGGATGGAAAGGGACCGGAACATGATAAAATGCCTGAACGCATGTTTGAACCAGCTAAGCAAGGTTTTAGAAAGGATAAAGTGCCGCCAGCAGATACCCTAATTAAAGACTATTATAAGCTTAGAGGTTGGGATGAGAGAGGCTATCCAACAAAGCGGAAGCTAACCAAGCTGGGACTAGAAGAACAAGCGTAA